In Ectothiorhodosinus mongolicus, one DNA window encodes the following:
- the epmB gene encoding EF-P beta-lysylation protein EpmB gives MIPRITLHCETPDWQRLMAEAITDPAELLAILDLNRALLPAARRAAELFPLRVPQPYLARIQKGRPDDPLLRQVLPLEAECLETLGFIADPVGDLAASTDNGIIHKYHGRALIITTGACAVHCRYCFRRHFPYASASSRSQWPAQIQWLNRHTQINEVILSGGDPLSLSDARLADMASDLAAIPHLRCLRLHTRLPVVLPQRVDEPLLAWLSALPMPRKIMVIHANHAQELDANVAESLARLSAIGVRLYNQAVLLKGVNDDVRVLSELSERLMDIGVQPYYLHLLDRVQGAAHFEVPESQAKVLLEELANQLPGYLMPRLVREVPGAGAKQTVL, from the coding sequence ATGATACCGCGAATCACCCTTCACTGTGAGACCCCCGATTGGCAGCGCCTGATGGCTGAGGCCATCACCGATCCGGCCGAGCTTTTGGCCATACTGGATCTGAACCGGGCTCTATTACCGGCGGCGCGGCGTGCTGCGGAGCTTTTCCCGCTGCGTGTGCCGCAGCCATACCTGGCGCGCATACAGAAAGGCCGGCCCGATGATCCTTTGCTGCGCCAAGTCCTGCCCTTGGAGGCAGAGTGTTTGGAGACTCTTGGTTTTATCGCCGATCCTGTGGGGGATTTAGCCGCCAGCACAGACAACGGCATCATTCACAAATACCACGGGCGGGCTTTAATCATCACCACCGGCGCTTGTGCGGTGCATTGCCGTTACTGCTTTCGCCGTCACTTTCCCTACGCCAGCGCCAGCAGCCGCAGTCAGTGGCCGGCGCAGATACAGTGGCTAAACCGGCACACCCAGATCAACGAAGTGATACTTAGCGGCGGTGACCCCTTAAGCCTGAGTGATGCTCGGCTGGCGGACATGGCAAGCGATCTGGCGGCCATCCCGCATCTGCGCTGCCTGCGCCTGCATACGCGTCTGCCGGTGGTGCTACCCCAGCGGGTCGACGAGCCCCTTCTCGCTTGGCTCAGCGCCCTACCCATGCCAAGAAAAATCATGGTCATACACGCCAATCACGCCCAAGAACTGGATGCTAACGTGGCAGAGTCGTTGGCGCGCTTAAGCGCTATTGGGGTGCGCCTTTACAACCAAGCGGTCCTGCTCAAAGGCGTTAATGATGATGTGCGGGTATTATCAGAGCTCAGCGAGCGCCTCATGGATATCGGCGTGCAGCCCTATTATCTGCACCTTTTGGACCGCGTTCAGGGCGCCGCCCATTTCGAGGTGCCGGAATCTCAGGCCAAGGTATTGCTAGAGGAATTAGCGAACCAGCTACCGGGCTACCTCATGCCCCGCTTGGTGCGTGAGGTGCCCGGCGCTGGTGCCAAACAAACCGTGCTTTAG
- the efp gene encoding elongation factor P has translation MASYSTNEFKSGLKILMDGDPCAIVENEFVKPGKGQAFSRVKIRNLKTGRVLEKTFKSGESVEAADVMDTDMQYLYSDGEFWHFMHPESFEQHAAGETAVADAMKWLKEQDICTVTLWNGAPLSVNPPNFVELAITECDPGLRGDTAQGGNKPATLETGAVVKVPLFLNEGDVIRVDTRTGEYVSRA, from the coding sequence ATGGCAAGTTATAGCACCAATGAGTTCAAAAGTGGCCTGAAGATCTTGATGGACGGTGATCCTTGCGCCATCGTCGAGAACGAATTTGTGAAGCCGGGTAAAGGCCAGGCCTTTAGCCGCGTGAAGATTCGCAATCTAAAAACCGGTCGTGTTTTGGAAAAGACATTCAAGTCCGGTGAGAGCGTGGAGGCCGCCGATGTCATGGATACCGACATGCAGTATCTCTACAGCGATGGCGAGTTCTGGCACTTCATGCATCCCGAGAGCTTTGAACAGCATGCTGCCGGCGAAACGGCTGTGGCCGATGCCATGAAATGGCTCAAAGAGCAGGACATCTGCACCGTGACACTGTGGAATGGCGCACCGCTGTCAGTCAACCCCCCGAATTTTGTTGAGCTTGCGATCACTGAATGTGATCCGGGCTTGCGTGGCGATACCGCGCAGGGCGGCAACAAGCCCGCGACGTTGGAGACCGGTGCGGTGGTGAAAGTACCTTTGTTTCTTAACGAAGGCGATGTGATTCGCGTCGATACACGCACCGGCGAGTACGTCTCGCGCGCCTAA
- the epmA gene encoding EF-P lysine aminoacylase EpmA yields the protein MVALEARAQLLQAVRLFFLERAVTEVETPLLSQAGSTDPALHSLSVATESGMRWLHTSPEFPMKRLLAEGSGDIYQIAKVFRDAEAGRYHNPEFTLLEWYRLGFDHHALMDELQALITELASIFASLTPPPSQAKHWRRLSYQEVFIQALGIDPHQASIAELADCAAQQGLTISGDLDRDAWLDALLSFVITSSWPEDTLSFIYDYPASQAALAKIDQGPPPTARRFELYWGPVELANGFHELTDPLEQRQRFEHDLEQRAAQGLAQIPMDEGLLEALQAGMPECAGVALGLDRLLMRLTGASHIREVLSFSWDQA from the coding sequence ATGGTCGCCTTAGAGGCACGCGCGCAGCTGCTTCAGGCTGTACGCCTTTTTTTTCTAGAGCGCGCCGTCACCGAAGTTGAAACCCCGCTTTTATCGCAGGCCGGCAGCACTGATCCTGCGCTGCATAGCTTGTCTGTGGCGACCGAGTCGGGCATGCGCTGGCTGCATACCTCACCCGAATTTCCGATGAAGCGCCTGCTGGCTGAGGGTAGCGGCGATATCTATCAAATCGCCAAGGTGTTTCGCGATGCTGAGGCGGGGCGCTACCACAATCCCGAATTCACCCTGCTGGAGTGGTATCGCCTAGGGTTTGATCACCATGCCTTGATGGATGAGCTGCAGGCGCTCATCACTGAGTTGGCGAGTATATTCGCGTCACTGACCCCGCCGCCCTCGCAAGCCAAGCATTGGCGGCGGCTGAGCTATCAAGAGGTCTTTATCCAAGCCTTGGGTATCGACCCCCATCAGGCCAGTATTGCAGAACTCGCCGATTGCGCCGCGCAGCAAGGTCTGACGATTAGCGGTGATCTGGATCGGGATGCCTGGTTGGACGCGCTGTTGTCTTTTGTTATCACTTCCTCTTGGCCAGAGGACACGCTGAGCTTTATTTATGACTACCCCGCCAGTCAGGCGGCGCTGGCCAAAATCGATCAAGGCCCACCCCCCACAGCCAGGCGATTTGAGCTCTATTGGGGCCCAGTGGAGCTGGCCAATGGCTTTCATGAACTCACCGATCCCTTGGAACAACGCCAGCGCTTTGAGCATGATTTAGAGCAGCGCGCGGCTCAGGGGCTGGCGCAGATACCCATGGATGAGGGTTTACTCGAGGCGCTGCAGGCGGGGATGCCGGAGTGTGCGGGGGTGGCCTTGGGTTTGGACCGATTGCTGATGCGCCTCACGGGTGCCTCGCACATCCGCGAAGTCCTGTCCTTTTCTTGGGATCAGGCCTAA
- the htpX gene encoding protease HtpX has protein sequence MKRVLLFLATNLAIIVVLSITLRILGVERILDEQGVGLSYGNLLVFALVFGFGGSFISLALSKWMAKRAMRVQIIEQPRNSTEQWLVDTVRRQAKQAGIGMPEVGIFNSPDPNAFATGMSRNNALVAVSTGLMQNMGQDEVEAVLGHEVAHVANGDMVTLALIQGVVNTFVIFLARVIGHFVDRAVFKTESGHGPAFWIVTIVAEIILAILASIIVFWFSRQREFRADAGGARLSSREKMISALERLRAAQGHPSQLPDQMAAFGIRGGRAQGLKALFMTHPPLEDRIQALKASSF, from the coding sequence ATGAAGCGTGTACTGCTTTTTCTGGCAACCAACCTTGCCATCATTGTGGTGCTCAGCATTACCCTGCGCATCCTCGGTGTCGAGCGCATTTTGGATGAGCAGGGGGTGGGGCTTAGCTACGGCAACCTGCTCGTGTTTGCTTTGGTGTTTGGTTTTGGCGGTTCGTTTATCTCCTTGGCGCTATCCAAATGGATGGCCAAGCGCGCCATGCGGGTGCAGATCATCGAACAGCCGCGTAACAGTACTGAGCAGTGGCTGGTGGATACCGTGCGCCGTCAGGCCAAACAGGCCGGCATCGGCATGCCCGAGGTGGGGATTTTCAATTCCCCAGATCCCAACGCCTTTGCTACCGGCATGAGCCGTAATAATGCTTTGGTGGCGGTCAGCACCGGCCTAATGCAGAACATGGGCCAAGACGAGGTTGAGGCGGTTCTGGGTCATGAGGTCGCGCACGTGGCCAATGGCGATATGGTGACGCTGGCCTTGATTCAAGGCGTAGTGAACACCTTCGTGATCTTCTTGGCGCGGGTGATTGGCCATTTCGTGGATCGCGCCGTGTTTAAGACCGAATCTGGCCACGGTCCGGCGTTTTGGATTGTCACCATTGTTGCGGAAATCATCCTCGCCATCCTGGCATCGATCATCGTCTTCTGGTTCTCGCGGCAGCGCGAGTTCCGTGCCGATGCCGGTGGCGCGCGTTTGTCCAGTCGCGAGAAGATGATCTCGGCACTGGAGCGTTTGCGCGCTGCTCAGGGACATCCCTCTCAGCTGCCGGATCAGATGGCTGCCTTTGGTATCCGCGGTGGTCGGGCTCAGGGCCTGAAGGCTTTGTTCATGACTCATCCGCCTTTGGAAGATCGTATCCAGGCTCTGAAAGCCAGCAGCTTCTAA